A single region of the Sorghum bicolor cultivar BTx623 chromosome 7, Sorghum_bicolor_NCBIv3, whole genome shotgun sequence genome encodes:
- the LOC8067055 gene encoding non-specific lipid-transfer protein 2P has product MAKAVAMLMALAVVVAVSSGGASADCNIAALASCNAAVIQGAKPTAMCCSSLRAQEPCLCTYQNNPKYGKYHPNARKMVTSCGMAIPNC; this is encoded by the coding sequence ATGGCGAAGGCGGTGGCGATGCTGATGGCCCTTGCGGTGGTAGTGGCGGTGAGCTCAGGCGGGGCATCAGCGGACTGCAACATCGCAGCGCTAGCGAGCTGCAATGCGGCGGTCATCCAAGGGGCGAAACCCACGGCGATGTGCTGCTCCAGCCTACGAGCGCAGGAGCCATGCTTGTGCACATACCAGAACAACCCAAAGTACGGCAAATACCACCCAAATGCCCGGAAAATGGTCACCTCCTGCGGCATGGCCATCCCCAACTGCTAG